Proteins from one Nomia melanderi isolate GNS246 chromosome 3, iyNomMela1, whole genome shotgun sequence genomic window:
- the Wbp2 gene encoding WW domain binding protein 2 isoform X2, which yields MSLNTAHANGGVLIHAGEYILLFCDNVVMEFHGPEQQEFLGNKHGRLYLTTHRMIFNAKDQKEKMQSFSFPFVTLSGIDVEQPMFGANYIKGKCRAQPNGNWIGECKFKLYFKSGGAIEFGQAMLRAAAIAQRNNDPASDVPPPYQPPTSNWYAAPPPAYEAPTGYYGWVPPTSVFPDMPPVNTVFMTDMPPPYPGINSPYASGAPQQGTWGAAGQQQSGWAPPQQNGALGWANPNYNNQPMSQADAKAAEAAQSAYYDPSKPQCAYVPPPAYYESPPSFQQATEKKDQ from the exons atgtcGTTAAATACAGCACACGCGAATGGCGGTGTTCTTATACATGCCGGAGAATA CATATTATTATTCTGCGACAATGTTGTCATGGAATTTCATGGACCAGAACAACAAGAATTCTTGGGAAATAAGCATGGCCGATTATATTTGACTACGCATAGAATGATCTTTAATGCTAAAGATCAAAAGGAAAAGATGCAGTCTTTTAGCTTTCCTTTTGTAACGTTAAGCGGAATAGATGTCGAACAACCAATGTTTGGAGCTAATTATATTAAAGGCAAGTGCCGTGCCCAACCAAATGGCAATTGGATTGGAGAATGCAAGTTCAAATTGTATTTCAAGAGTGGTGGTGCAATAGAGTTTGGGCAGGCTATGTTGAGAGCAGCAGCAATAG CTCAGCGTAATAATGATCCTGCTTCTGATGTCCCGCCACCATACCAACCACCAACATCAAATTGGTACGCTGCTCCACCGCCAGCTTATGAAGCACCTACTGGATATTATGGTTGGGTACCACCTACTAGCGTGTTTCCAGATATGCCACCAG TGAACACTGTATTTATGACGGACATGCCACCTCCATATCCTGGCATAAATTCACCTTATGCGAGTGGTGCACCTCAACAAGGTACATGGGGTGCTGCTGGACAACAACAATCTGGATGGGCACCTCCTCAACAGAATGGTGCACTTGGATGGGCAAAtccaaattataataatcagcCAATGTCCCAAGCAG ATGCAAAAGCAGCAGAAGCTGCTCAAAGTGCATATTATGATCCAAGCAAACCTCAGTGTGCCTATGTTCCACCTCCTGCATACTAT GAAAGTCCACCAAGTTTCCAACAGGCAACGGAAAAAAAGGATCAGTAG
- the Wbp2 gene encoding WW domain binding protein 2 isoform X1, which yields MSLNTAHANGGVLIHAGEYILLFCDNVVMEFHGPEQQEFLGNKHGRLYLTTHRMIFNAKDQKEKMQSFSFPFVTLSGIDVEQPMFGANYIKGKCRAQPNGNWIGECKFKLYFKSGGAIEFGQAMLRAAAIAQRNNDPASDVPPPYQPPTSNWYAAPPPAYEAPTGYYGWVPPTSVFPDMPPVNTVFMTDMPPPYPGINSPYASGAPQQGTWGAAGQQQSGWAPPQQNGALGWANPNYNNQPMSQAGGYPNYQQPPYSGYPQNPPPYSAYPPSNNYPQPQYYPQQNPYKPYPPSY from the exons atgtcGTTAAATACAGCACACGCGAATGGCGGTGTTCTTATACATGCCGGAGAATA CATATTATTATTCTGCGACAATGTTGTCATGGAATTTCATGGACCAGAACAACAAGAATTCTTGGGAAATAAGCATGGCCGATTATATTTGACTACGCATAGAATGATCTTTAATGCTAAAGATCAAAAGGAAAAGATGCAGTCTTTTAGCTTTCCTTTTGTAACGTTAAGCGGAATAGATGTCGAACAACCAATGTTTGGAGCTAATTATATTAAAGGCAAGTGCCGTGCCCAACCAAATGGCAATTGGATTGGAGAATGCAAGTTCAAATTGTATTTCAAGAGTGGTGGTGCAATAGAGTTTGGGCAGGCTATGTTGAGAGCAGCAGCAATAG CTCAGCGTAATAATGATCCTGCTTCTGATGTCCCGCCACCATACCAACCACCAACATCAAATTGGTACGCTGCTCCACCGCCAGCTTATGAAGCACCTACTGGATATTATGGTTGGGTACCACCTACTAGCGTGTTTCCAGATATGCCACCAG TGAACACTGTATTTATGACGGACATGCCACCTCCATATCCTGGCATAAATTCACCTTATGCGAGTGGTGCACCTCAACAAGGTACATGGGGTGCTGCTGGACAACAACAATCTGGATGGGCACCTCCTCAACAGAATGGTGCACTTGGATGGGCAAAtccaaattataataatcagcCAATGTCCCAAGCAGGTGGGTATCCAAATTACCAGCAGCCACCTTACAGTGGTTATCCACAAAATCCACCACCATACTCTGCATATCCTCCAAGCAATAACTATCCACAGCCTCAATATTATCCGCAACAGAATCCTTACAAACCGTATCCACCTAGTTACTAA
- the Wbp2 gene encoding WW domain binding protein 2 isoform X3, producing the protein MSLNTAHANGGVLIHAGEYILLFCDNVVMEFHGPEQQEFLGNKHGRLYLTTHRMIFNAKDQKEKMQSFSFPFVTLSGIDVEQPMFGANYIKGKCRAQPNGNWIGECKFKLYFKSGGAIEFGQAMLRAAAIVNTVFMTDMPPPYPGINSPYASGAPQQGTWGAAGQQQSGWAPPQQNGALGWANPNYNNQPMSQAGGYPNYQQPPYSGYPQNPPPYSAYPPSNNYPQPQYYPQQNPYKPYPPSY; encoded by the exons atgtcGTTAAATACAGCACACGCGAATGGCGGTGTTCTTATACATGCCGGAGAATA CATATTATTATTCTGCGACAATGTTGTCATGGAATTTCATGGACCAGAACAACAAGAATTCTTGGGAAATAAGCATGGCCGATTATATTTGACTACGCATAGAATGATCTTTAATGCTAAAGATCAAAAGGAAAAGATGCAGTCTTTTAGCTTTCCTTTTGTAACGTTAAGCGGAATAGATGTCGAACAACCAATGTTTGGAGCTAATTATATTAAAGGCAAGTGCCGTGCCCAACCAAATGGCAATTGGATTGGAGAATGCAAGTTCAAATTGTATTTCAAGAGTGGTGGTGCAATAGAGTTTGGGCAGGCTATGTTGAGAGCAGCAGCAATAG TGAACACTGTATTTATGACGGACATGCCACCTCCATATCCTGGCATAAATTCACCTTATGCGAGTGGTGCACCTCAACAAGGTACATGGGGTGCTGCTGGACAACAACAATCTGGATGGGCACCTCCTCAACAGAATGGTGCACTTGGATGGGCAAAtccaaattataataatcagcCAATGTCCCAAGCAGGTGGGTATCCAAATTACCAGCAGCCACCTTACAGTGGTTATCCACAAAATCCACCACCATACTCTGCATATCCTCCAAGCAATAACTATCCACAGCCTCAATATTATCCGCAACAGAATCCTTACAAACCGTATCCACCTAGTTACTAA
- the LOC116430339 gene encoding uncharacterized protein LOC116430339: MGGNNTILESIQEEFLALTESFLKQGASLSELRSVTVRSNVKHKKNSAFHYLCSKKVFLALFMPIFCTIFLKYLYIDVIKNIRGTRCLVPNNYFIWEFTRPISNCDYCKNIASALILPNLTREEFKQYAYSSRPMVIKKAASHWAASKVFSWKFFKNLYENTEGAYDSVEECQFLHFKSNFTSLRDVFAMSEDRALQRSGQEPWYVGWKNCHLQILDTMKQFYNLPHFLPEDAEVPYTNYVFLGYEEGAIMHLDYISRLMWQGQILGNKRWTVAPTPECDSICKHFNFTVYAGDIVLLDTRIWYHGTYVIDGNFSLTVTSEYG; this comes from the exons ATGGGTGGAAATAATACCATTTTAGAAAGTATACAAGAAGAGTTTTTGGCTTTAACCGAAAGCTTTTTGAAACAAGGGGCTTCACTGTCAGAATTGAGATCTGTCACTGTAAGGAGTAATGTGAAGCATAAGAAAAACTCCGCTTTTCATTATCTGTGTTCAAAGAAAGTCTTCCTTGCCTTATTCATGCCAATATTTTGTaccatatttttaaaatatttatatattgatgttattaaaaatataagagGAACTAGATGCTTAGtaccaaataattattttatatgggaATTCACAAGGCCAATATCGAATTGtgattattgtaaaaatattgctTCAGCTTTAATCTTGCCAAATCTGACCAGAGAGGAATTCAAGCAATACGCCTATTCTTCTCGACCAATGGTGATAAAAAAGGCTGCAAGCCATTGGGCTGCTTCGAAAGTATTTAGCTGgaaattcttcaaaaatttatatgagAATACAGAAGGTGCTTATGATTCGGTAGAAGAATGTCAGTTCTTACACTTTAAAAGTAATTTCACTAGTTTAAGAGACGTCTTCGCTATGAGCGAGGATAGAGCCCTGCAACGTAGCGGACAAGAACCGTGGTATGTTGGTTGGAAAAATTGTCACCTTCAAATTTTGGAtacaatgaaacaattttacaaTCTACCTCATTTTTTGCCAGAGGATGCGGAGGTTCCATATACCAATTATGTTTTTTTGGGATATGAAGAAGGTGCCATTATGCAT TTGGATTACATCTCTCGTCTTATGTGGCAGGGACAAATATTGGGTAATAAAAGATGGACCGTCGCTCCAACACCAGAATGTGATAGTATTTGCAAGCATTTTAACTTTACTGTTTATGCTGGAGATATTGTTCTTTTAGATACAAGAATCTGGTATCATGGCACTTATGTTATAGATGGAAATTTTAGTTTAACAGTCACCTCTGAGTATGGATAG
- the LOC116430873 gene encoding ubiquitin domain-containing protein UBFD1 isoform X2, protein MEYVGATKSESNDNCCNLAPCSDVVSNTNSNETSSTETKDSTPKCEILDTQLKDNNETISQDPPQEHIDFKVIYNKQRINVNFPLDGTVAQLKAHLQNIISVPQAMQKVMIKGLAKDDQTLRSLGVTKGAKVMVVGSKLHDVLAVSIPTKQDLSDEAASTASKEPLSQQKMHRKVLDKGIPEDVMPGILDSKEPLPEFPLAGMLNKSGGKVRLTFKLEQDQLWIGTKERTDKIPMNSIKGVHSEPIHDYPEYHIMAIQLGTTEASRYWIYWVPAQYISAIKDAILGKWCYF, encoded by the exons ATGGAGTACGTCG GTGCTACAAAAAGTGAAAGCAACGACAATTGTTGTAATTTAGCTCCTTGTTCTGATGTGGTATCGAATACAAATTCTAATGAAACCTCGTCTACAGAGACAAAAGACTCAACTCCAAAATGTGAAATTCTTGATACACAGTTAAAagataataatgaaactatttcaCAAGATCCGCCCCAAGAACACATAGACTTTaaagtgatttataataaacaacGGATTAATGTGAACTTTCCACTCGATGGTACTGTTGCACAATTAAAAGCACACCTTCAAAACATCATATCTGTGCCACAAGCCATGCAGAAAGTTATGATCAAAGGATTAGCTAAAGATGATCAAACACTAAGAAGTCTAGGAGTGACTAAAg gtGCCAAAGTCATGGTGGTAGGATCAAAGTTACATGATGTATTGGCTGTATCTATTCCAACGAAACAAGACCTTTCAGACGAAGCTGCTTCTACAGCGAGCAAAGAACCCTTGTCTCAGCAAAAAATGCATAGGAAAGTTTTAGATAAAGGTATTCCAGAAGATGTCATGCCTGGTATATTAGATAGCAAG GAACCTTTACCAGAATTTCCATTGGCTGGCATGTTAAATAAATCTGGTGGCAAAGTTAGACTAACATTTAAATTGGAGCAGGATCAACTATGGATTGGAACTAAAGAAAGAACAGACAAAATACCTATGAATTCTATAAAAGGTGTACATAGTGAACCTATACACGATTATCCAGAATATCATATTATG gCTATTCAACTGGGCACAACAGAGGCTTCGAGATATTGGATATATTGGGTTCCTGCGCAGTACATATCCGCTATAAAAGATGCTATTCTTGGCAAATGGTGCTACTTCTGA
- the LOC116430873 gene encoding ubiquitin domain-containing protein UBFD1 isoform X1 — translation MFVFNYFKYNEYALPKFLLRNRTNSNCILGATKSESNDNCCNLAPCSDVVSNTNSNETSSTETKDSTPKCEILDTQLKDNNETISQDPPQEHIDFKVIYNKQRINVNFPLDGTVAQLKAHLQNIISVPQAMQKVMIKGLAKDDQTLRSLGVTKGAKVMVVGSKLHDVLAVSIPTKQDLSDEAASTASKEPLSQQKMHRKVLDKGIPEDVMPGILDSKEPLPEFPLAGMLNKSGGKVRLTFKLEQDQLWIGTKERTDKIPMNSIKGVHSEPIHDYPEYHIMAIQLGTTEASRYWIYWVPAQYISAIKDAILGKWCYF, via the exons ATgttcgtttttaattatttcaagtatAATGAATATGCATTACCCAAATTCCTCTTACGAAATCGTACAAATAGCAATTGTATACTTG GTGCTACAAAAAGTGAAAGCAACGACAATTGTTGTAATTTAGCTCCTTGTTCTGATGTGGTATCGAATACAAATTCTAATGAAACCTCGTCTACAGAGACAAAAGACTCAACTCCAAAATGTGAAATTCTTGATACACAGTTAAAagataataatgaaactatttcaCAAGATCCGCCCCAAGAACACATAGACTTTaaagtgatttataataaacaacGGATTAATGTGAACTTTCCACTCGATGGTACTGTTGCACAATTAAAAGCACACCTTCAAAACATCATATCTGTGCCACAAGCCATGCAGAAAGTTATGATCAAAGGATTAGCTAAAGATGATCAAACACTAAGAAGTCTAGGAGTGACTAAAg gtGCCAAAGTCATGGTGGTAGGATCAAAGTTACATGATGTATTGGCTGTATCTATTCCAACGAAACAAGACCTTTCAGACGAAGCTGCTTCTACAGCGAGCAAAGAACCCTTGTCTCAGCAAAAAATGCATAGGAAAGTTTTAGATAAAGGTATTCCAGAAGATGTCATGCCTGGTATATTAGATAGCAAG GAACCTTTACCAGAATTTCCATTGGCTGGCATGTTAAATAAATCTGGTGGCAAAGTTAGACTAACATTTAAATTGGAGCAGGATCAACTATGGATTGGAACTAAAGAAAGAACAGACAAAATACCTATGAATTCTATAAAAGGTGTACATAGTGAACCTATACACGATTATCCAGAATATCATATTATG gCTATTCAACTGGGCACAACAGAGGCTTCGAGATATTGGATATATTGGGTTCCTGCGCAGTACATATCCGCTATAAAAGATGCTATTCTTGGCAAATGGTGCTACTTCTGA
- the LOC116430879 gene encoding upstream stimulatory factor 1 isoform X2, which yields MDILEQHLEQQDVSTVSTKDEGGTGIVIEEAEIVDCEGETVGEDGMRYQEALAYRVVQLNSTAAGNEIDLPVSQPGNNTVQVLTSPLNGQFYVIGNANDVFTTAQTSRSLVPRTTTLQIETPRTCNTGLKKRDDRRRATHNEVERRRRDKINNWIAKLGKIIPDCNTTANANGTGSSGEGKANYETQSKGGILAKACEYIGELRAANQGLGQCLRDNEKLRQEITALKQLVTQLKRENLQLRSQISSTGTNVDVVHLSP from the exons atggatatATTGGAGCAGCATCTCGAACAGCAGGATGTCAG CACTGTTAGCACGAAGGATGAAGGCGGCACAGGAATTGTTATCGAGGAGGCGGAAATCGTTGACTGTGAAG GGGAAACTGTTGGTGAAGATGGAATGCGCTACCAAGAAGCTTTGGCATATAGAGTGGTCCAACTAAATAGTACTGCTGCTGGCAATGAAATAGATTTGCCAGTCAGTCAGCCAGGGAATAATACTGTACAGGTCTTAACATCCCCATTGAATGGACAGTTTTATGTCATTGGGAATGCTAATGACGTTTTCACCACTGCACAGACCTCTAGATCACTGGTTCCAAGAACAACTACTTTACAGATAGAAACACCAAGGACTTGTAACACTGGATTGAAAAAA AGAGACGATAGAAGAAGAGCAACCCATAATGAAGTGGAGCGTCGGCGaagagataaaataaataattggattGCAAAATTAGGAAAAATTATACCTGATTGCAATACTACTGCAAACGCAAATGGAACTGGTAGCAGTGGTGAAGGCAAAGCAAATTATGAGACCCAG agcAAAGGAGGAATTCTGGCAAAGGCCTGTGAATACATAGGAGAATTACGAGCAGCCAATCAAGGATTGGGTCAATGTCTACGAGATAATGAGAAATTACGACAAGAAATAACTGCCTTGAAGCAACTTGTTACACAATTGAAACGAGAAAATCTTCAACTAAGATCTCAGATATCATCCACgggaactaacgtcgacgttgTTCATTTGAGTCCTTAA
- the LOC116430879 gene encoding upstream stimulatory factor 1 isoform X1, with the protein MDILEQHLEQQDVRSPQGHHVVHSAHLQDLGQRSWNTVSTKDEGGTGIVIEEAEIVDCEGETVGEDGMRYQEALAYRVVQLNSTAAGNEIDLPVSQPGNNTVQVLTSPLNGQFYVIGNANDVFTTAQTSRSLVPRTTTLQIETPRTCNTGLKKRDDRRRATHNEVERRRRDKINNWIAKLGKIIPDCNTTANANGTGSSGEGKANYETQSKGGILAKACEYIGELRAANQGLGQCLRDNEKLRQEITALKQLVTQLKRENLQLRSQISSTGTNVDVVHLSP; encoded by the exons atggatatATTGGAGCAGCATCTCGAACAGCAGGATGTCAG GTCTCCTCAAGGTCATCACGTAGTGCACAGTGCGCACTTACAAGACTTAGGACAACGGTCGTGGAA CACTGTTAGCACGAAGGATGAAGGCGGCACAGGAATTGTTATCGAGGAGGCGGAAATCGTTGACTGTGAAG GGGAAACTGTTGGTGAAGATGGAATGCGCTACCAAGAAGCTTTGGCATATAGAGTGGTCCAACTAAATAGTACTGCTGCTGGCAATGAAATAGATTTGCCAGTCAGTCAGCCAGGGAATAATACTGTACAGGTCTTAACATCCCCATTGAATGGACAGTTTTATGTCATTGGGAATGCTAATGACGTTTTCACCACTGCACAGACCTCTAGATCACTGGTTCCAAGAACAACTACTTTACAGATAGAAACACCAAGGACTTGTAACACTGGATTGAAAAAA AGAGACGATAGAAGAAGAGCAACCCATAATGAAGTGGAGCGTCGGCGaagagataaaataaataattggattGCAAAATTAGGAAAAATTATACCTGATTGCAATACTACTGCAAACGCAAATGGAACTGGTAGCAGTGGTGAAGGCAAAGCAAATTATGAGACCCAG agcAAAGGAGGAATTCTGGCAAAGGCCTGTGAATACATAGGAGAATTACGAGCAGCCAATCAAGGATTGGGTCAATGTCTACGAGATAATGAGAAATTACGACAAGAAATAACTGCCTTGAAGCAACTTGTTACACAATTGAAACGAGAAAATCTTCAACTAAGATCTCAGATATCATCCACgggaactaacgtcgacgttgTTCATTTGAGTCCTTAA